The DNA window CGAGATCGTACGCACCCGCTGGGCCCCCTGTTGCTCGAGCTGTTCCACTAGATAATTCTCGATCACGCCGGTGGCGGTGACGTCGCGCAGCAAGAGGATGTCCGCGCCCTGCACCTGGAACGGGATCGGGTAGTGCAGCTCTTTGATGCCGTCTCCTTCGCCTTCGGTGCTGTCCACGTGGATGAACTCGTAGCGTAGGTCGTTGCCGATGCTGCGCAGCAGGTCGATGAGGAATTGCACCGAGCCGCTGAGCAGAGAGACGACCAGCGGGTCGTCGGCGTCGAGGCTCAGGAGGTGACGCCCGGTGGCGCCGATGCGGTCCCGGATGGCGTCAGCGCCATACAGCCTTTCTACAGCCTGGGTTCCAGGAGGCTGGGTCTCCGCGGACTGCCGATCCGATCCGTCGGACCGGCTGCTCGAATCTTTGCGCGTGTTCATGCGGGCTCCACCTCGAAAATCCATGGGTTTCCGCCGTCCCGCTTGCGGAAACGCTCGTCGACGGTAACCCCGACAACCCATGCAATATTTCCGCCAATGCATAGGAGGGGGAGTTGATCGCGTTGCGAGCGCGGGACTCGGCGATCGATGAGCACCTCCTTCAGCCGCTTGCGGGTGCTCGATCCGGCGGGCTGGACGCGGTCGCCGGGGCGGCGATTGCGGATCGTGAGCCGATCCCCCGGTACGAGTACCAGCCTTGCTCGCGCGGTCTGCGGGGCGCCGAGGGATAAATCCCCAGCTTCTGGGCCCGTCGGCGCCGGGCTCTCCGCCTCCGCGGCCGCGGACCCTCGACACAGCCGAATGCGCACCGCCAGCTCCGGAAGGACCCGTTCGTGAACGGTCTCTTGGAGCTCGGCCTGCTCGGGCTCAGCGTGCGTGGGGCCGACCTGCGAAGGGGCGGCCGATGGGACCGCTGCTTCGGCCGGAACTTCCAGAGTATAAGAGAAAGGTGGTGTTGGAGGTGGGGCATGTCGAAGAGAGAGCCATTCTCCTTGCTGCTCCCAACGCCAGCCGCCCCCGCAATCACAACCCACCTGCCGCCCCGCCGCGAGCTGGCGCCGGAGCTCTTGAAGAGCGGCGGCGCGGGCGGGATACGGGCTGCCGGCCCGGCGGTGGAGCAGGGCCAGGGCGGGGGCGAGGAGCTCCGGCGGCAGGGCCTGCAGTCGCTGTCGGCGCACCGCCACTCCGCGAAAGGCCTGGTGGGGCTCGAGAGCCTGTTGGAGAAGAGGGTCGAGACGGCGGCGGGCGCCCTGGGCGGCGTCGGCGAGGCGGGCCAATCGCGGCACCAGGTTCGGCGATCGGCGCGCCAGGTGGGGCAGGACACTGTGGCGTAGAGCGTTGCGTGGCACGCGGAGGTCCTGATTGGTGGGGTCGAGAATCGGCTCGAGCCCGCGGGCGGCAAGGTACGACCGCAGGTCGTGGCGATCTTGGCCCAGCAGTGGCCGCAGCAGAGTGCCCCGACGGTGCCGGATTCCCGCCAGTCCTTCGATGCCGGTGCCGTGGAGCATGCGCAGGAGGAGGGTTTCCGCCTGGTCGTCACGGTGGTGGGCGGTGAGCAGGAAGCGGGCATCGAGGGCGCGCCGCTGAGCTTCGAGGAAGCGGTAGCGCAGCCGCCGCGCCGCGGCCTCCGGGCTTTCCCCAGCGTCGGCGGTTTCGTCGTTCGCGCGGTGGCCGAGGCAGAAGGGGACGCCGAGCTCCTCGCTCAGCTCCTGAGCCCGCCGGGCGCGGTGCCGGGAGTCGGGGTCAAGGCGATGATCGTAATGGGCCGCGAAGAGCTGCAGCTTCGGGGTGGCTTGGTCGTCCGGGAGATTCGGGCGTTCCGCAGCGAGCTCGGAGAGGAGGGCGAGGAGGGCCGTGGAATCGGGGCCGCCGGAGAATGCGACGAGGATGCGCTGGCCGCAGAGGGCCGGCGTGTGGAGGCGGAGCTGGCGGAGGAGCCGGCTCCGGAGGTCGCTACTCCGGATTGCGATGGTGGATACCGGAATGGTGGCGGTGAAGGGACTTGAACCCCCGACACAACGGTTATGAGCCGTTTGCTCTAACCACCTGAGCTACACCGCCTTGTTGTTTGATGGGCCGTGACGAAGCGCGGACCCCGTGGAAGAGAATCCACGACTCTCGCCCGGAGGGCTTCCCCCAGACGGATCCTGGAGTATAGCGCTGTCGTCAGGGGAAGGCTAGTTGGGAAATGCAAAGACGCCGGAGCTGCGGGAAAGAGGAGGGTGCTATCCCGATGCTCCGGCGGTCGGATGCTTGGTGTCGGCGGCTGAGGGCCCTTCGGTTTGGAGATCCTACTGTTGAAGACCTAGCTCCCCTGGATCCCCGGCGCCTGGTCGTCGCCGCGTGGCCGTCAGGCTCAGCGCAAGGAGTGCTGGCAGCTGCGGAACTGGCCGAAGAAGCTGCGCATGGACGTGGACAGGGCCTCGTCGTTGAGCCGGTAGATGACGTTCTGCCCCTGACGCTGATCCACCACCAGGTCCGCTTCCTTGAGCACGGAGAGGTGGCGGGAAATGGTCGGCTGGGAGAGGTTGAAGTTGCCGACGATCTCGCCAACGGTCCGCTGGTTGCTCTCCAGTAGGCGCAGAATCTCCTGTCGCGTGCCGTCGGACAGAGCCTTGAAGACCTTGGTCAGGTGCTTCCGCGGGGCGGGGGTCGGAGCCGGCGGTGTCTGGATGCTGTGAGCTTCTGCGGTGCTGATGGCGGTCATGGGTGTCTCCTCCTTGGCTTCGGTGGTCGTGCAGTCAACGGCTGCTCGATTCGCTCTTCATTTGCTGCTTGATCTGCGTCTCGATGCTGCTCAATCCATCTCGGATCGTTGTAATCATAGAGAGACTCTATTGAAAATACCTTGAACATGCGCTCAGCTCGGTTGTCATTGGTGCTCATTCGTTGAGCGGAGTCGTGCAAACTTCTGTATATTCAAACTTTACCCCGAGGCTGGATGCCGGCGTCGGGGCGGATTTGTCCATGAAATCAAGGGGATTGCGGGCTTCTGGTGTGCAGTGAGTGAGCGGAGGAAGCTCTCGGAGGAACTTTCCTGCGGGTAGAGCCTGGGATGGCCTTGGCTGGGCTGTGGGATGTGACTCGGGGGGTAGGAGGCGTAGATGATGGCCACCCGGTGGCAGAGGGCCCTCGAGAGAGGCAACAAAAAAAGGGCTCCCGTGGTGGGAGCCCTTTTCATTTCGAGCCCGTTGGGCCCGGCAGGTTGGCTAGCAGCCCGTGCTGAACGAAATCAGCCGGCGTTGGCGAAGTTCTTGGCCACCTGATCCCAGTTGACCACGTTCCACCAGGCGCTGACGTAATCCGGCCGGCGATTCTGGTAGTGCAGGTAGTAGGCGTGCTCCCAGACGTCGAGGCCGAGGATGGGAGTCTTGCCATCGGTCAGGGGGTTGTCCTGGTTGGCGGTGGAGGTGACGGCGAGCTTGCCGCCGTCCACCACCAGCCAGGCCCAGCCGGAGCCAAAACGGCCACCGGCGGCGCCAGCGAAGGTCTCTTTGAATTTGTCGAAGCCGCCGAGGTCGCGCTCGATGGCCGACGCCAGGTCACCGCCGGGGGCACCACCGCCGTTGGGGCTCATGGTGGGCCAGAAGAGGCTGTGGTTGAGGTGGCCGCCACCATTGTTGCGCACCGCGGTGCGGATGGACTCAGGCACGCTGGAGAGGTTGGCGATGAGGTCTTCGACGCTCTTGCCGGCCAGCTCGGCGTGACCTTCCAGGGCTTTGTTGAGTTTGTTGACGTAGCCCTGGTGGTGCTTGCCGTGGTGAATCTCCATGGTGCGCGCGTCGATGTGGGGCTCGAGGGCGTCGTGGGCGTAGGGAAGGTCTGGGAGGGTGAACATGGGTATGAAGGCTCCTTCCTATGAGGTTGCTTTGGTGTGTCCGAAGCAGCCGGAGCGGTTAGGCCAGCCGGGCTGCTTCACCATTCTTGCATGAAAACTTCATGCCACCGAAAGAGCGCCACGTCGCAGCCGGCCGCCTCCTGGTCGGAATCCGTGCCGGCCCTCGCTGGCGATCGCCGTCTCGGAGGATTCCCAGGACTCAGACCAGGACACGACACTCCCGGACGGTGTCATTGACTTGTTCTAAGACGGCGGTTACCATTGGCGGCTCTGGCGGCGGGGAGGTTAGCTCAGCTGGTTAGAGCACCTGCTTTACACGCAGGGGGTCGCGGGTTCGAATCCCACACCTCCCACCAGGGCAACCTCCCACCGAGCTTTGAGGCCACCAAGCCTCCTGGCGACGGGCTTCAACGGCTTTCGAGGCGTTGAGATTTCGTCAGCGAGGGGTGGAAAAGGAAAAATCGGCCGGCCACGAGAAAATTGTGGCATCTCGCCGAGACCTTCTGATAACCTCTGCCGCCGCTGGAAGAGACGCGGGGTCGTAGTTCAGCTGGTTAGAATGCCGGCCTGTCACGCCGGAGGTCGCGGGTTCGAGTCCCGTCGGCCCCGCCATTTATCTCTTCCTTCCCAACCTGCCTTTCTCTCAGACCGATTTTCATCCCGTCAGGCCGTTCCGGTCTTCTCGGTCTCCACGCTCGTCAGTTTCGTACGGCTTCCGCAGAAGCAAAGTCTTCGGACGGTGACGGTAGATCTTGCAAGGATCGCCAAATCTTTTCGCGACGCTGCTCGTAGAATCTGTTCAAGACACCGCCTTTCCTCCCGGGCTCCGTTGCTGCTCCTGACGGCCAGCGGACGGCGTCCCTGTGGGATCGGTCTACTGCGAATCCATGAGCCATGACGTCACAGAATCCCTAGGCCCTCTCCCTCCTCGGCCTGGAAAGGACGGAAAGGAGCCCTCGCCGGAAGAGGTTCGCGGTCTCTCCCTCGGCCGCTACCTTCTCCTGGAATCCTTGGGACAGGGCGGCATGGGAGTCGTGTTCTCGGCCTTCGACCCGGAGCTCGACCGCAAGGTGGCGATCAAGGTCCTGCGCGGTGATCTCCTGCAGTCGGAAGTAGCGCGCGCTCGGCTGGTGCGGGAGGCCAAGGCCATCGCCCAGCTGGCGCACCCGAATCTGGTGCGGGTCTACGACGCCAGTGCCGTAGGGGACCAGTTCTTCCTGGCGATGGAGCTCATCGAGGGGCGGACCTTGGCCCAGTGGCTGGCGGAGAAGCGCCGATCCTGGCGCGAAGTGGTGCGGCTCTTCCTCGACTTCGGCGAGGGGCTCTACGCCGTTCACCAGGCCGGCTTGGTTCACCGCGACGTCAAGCCTTCCAACGTCATGGTGACGGAGGACGGCCGCGGCGTGCTGGTGGATTTTGGTCTCGCCCGGCTGGTGGACCGAGCCGTCGAAGATTCGTTGTCGGAGGATTCGGCGGGGACCTCCGAGGGCAGCGCCAGGCTGCTGGCGGCGCCGGTGACCCAGCAGCACGGCGCCGTCGGAACCCCGGCCTACATGTCGCCGGAGCAGCGCCGCGGCGAGGCCGCGGATCACCGATCCGATCAATTCTCCTTCTGCGCCTGTCTCTACGAGGCTCTCTATGGCCGGGCTGCTTTTTCTGTAGAGAGGCCGGACCGCTCCGGGCAGGAGGGGGACGAGAGAGCCTCCGGCGCCCGGGTTCCTCGTTGGCTCCATCGAGTGTTGCAGCGCGGGCTGGCTGAGGAGCCGGGCCAGCGTTTTGCGTCTTTGGCAGATTTGCTGTCGGCGTTGCGTCGGGATCCGGCGCGGCGCTGGCGATGGGCGGCGCTGGCGGCGGGATTCCTCATGATCTTGGGGGCCGTGGCCTGGAGCTCGTATCGATTCGCAGATCCCGGGCAGCTGTGCCAGGGCGCGGATGCCAAGCTGGCGGCGGTTTGGGGAGAGTCGGCGCAGAGCGAATTGCAGAGCTCCCTGCTGGCTTCCGGCTCTCCGATGGCGGAGTCCGCTTGGAATTTCGTGCAGCGCTCTCTGGGCGACTACACCGAGCGCTGGCGGACTTCGCGGATCCAGGCTTGTGAAGCGACGCGCCTGCGGGGGGAGCAGTCGGAGGCGATGCTCGACCTCCAGGTGGCCTGCCTGGATCACCGGCTGCTCGAAGTGCGGGCCGCGGTGGATGTCTTGGGAGATCTGGAGGCTCCGGATCTGGGGCGTGTGCCGGCGGTGCTGCGTCTGCCGGCCCTGGAAGGGTGCAGCGATCTGGGGGCTCTGATGGCGTTGAAGGCGCCGCCGGCGGATCCTGCGATTCAGCAGCGGGTGGAGGTCTTGCGGGAAGAGGTCGCGGAGCTGCGCGCGCGCGCCCAAGCCGGACAGCTGGAGGAGGTCATCGACCGGACGCCGGAGGTGCTGGCGGAGATCGACCAGCTGGGCTATGAGCCTCTGGCGGCGGAAGCTCGTCTGGAGCTGTCTCGGAGCAAAGTCTTTGGCGGCGACCTCACGGGTGCCCGGGAGATGATGTTGGAGGCGGTGGAGCTGGCTCTGGAGAGTCGCCATGACGAGGTCCTGGCCAACGCCTTGATCTTCCTGGTGATCAACCGGCGATTCGCCGGAGATCTCGAAGGGGTGGAACATTGGAGCCGGCTGGCGCGGGCGGCGGTGGAGCGCCGATCCCGCCCTGATCTCGAGGCGGGCTTGGAGTTTGCCCTGGGCATGGTGGCCAATATGAAAGGGGAGCGAGCTGCGGCGATAGAGCACTTCCAGGCATTCTTGGAGCATCCGGAAGGCACGCTTCATTCTCCGTATCAGGCGTATCACAACATCGCCATCGCCTATCTCGGGGCGGGCGAGCCGGAGCGCGCCGCCGAGGCTCTGGAAACCAGCCTTGCCCGGCAGCTGGAGGCAGGGTTGGAGCTGAGCCCGGATCGCGTCCTCTCGCTGGCGCTGCTCAGCCAGATCCGCAAGCGCCAAGGGCGCTACGAGGAGTCCCTGGAGATCCTGGAGCGGGCCCTCGCCATCGGTGAGAGAGCCCAGCTCCAGGATGCTCGTCTGACCAAGCTCCGCGGCGAGCTGGGTGACCTTCTGGTGACCATGGGGCGGGCCGAAGACGGGGTCGCTCCCCTCGAGACCGCTATGGCGGCGATGAATGCTTCCGAGGCCGATCCGTTCGACAAGGCCTTGATGCAGTTCGCCCTCGGACGGGCTCTCTACGAAGCGGGGGAGGACGTGCCCCGGGGACTGGATTTGGTGCGCCAGGCCTTGGAGACTCTTCGCTCCCTCGGAGACCGGGCGGCGCCGCAGGTGGCGAGAGGAGAGCAATGGCTTGCCGGTCGGGAGGGCCCATGATCGAGGTGGACGGGTGACGGCCCAGGGAGCCCGCCGCTGGACCCTGCGCGGCGTGGTGGGCGGCGAAGAGCGGACCTTCCTGCTGGGCTCGGGAATCAACCGCGTCGGCTCGCGGCCCGGCCGGGGGGTGGTCCTGGCGGAGCCCGGCGTCTCGAAGCGCCATGCGCTGCTCTTGGTGGACGGCGACCGGGTGACGGTGGAGGACCTGGCCAGCAAGAATGGCACCTTCGTCGGAGATCTTCGAGTGGATAGCGCCGAGCTGGGGGCCGGGGAGGCTGTGCGCTTCGGCCCGGTGGAGCTGACCCTGGATCCCCTGCCCGCGGACTTGCTGGCTCTGGACTTCGGGCTGGCTCTGGACTCCGGGCTGGCTTTGGACTCCGGGCTGGCTTTGGATTCCGGGCCGGCCGCGGACCTGGGCGGCGGCTCTCTCGGCGAGGGGGCCAGGCAGCGACGAGAAAGCTCGGCGGCTTTCGAGACCCCTTTCATGGGAGAGGCGGAGCCGGCGGTCTCCTGGGGGCGGGAGGGGGAGGGCCTGGTGGCTCTCGCCGCGTTCACGTCTCATTTGCCGCTGCGTTCCGGTGGCTCGCTGGCGCCGGCCCTGGCAGCGCTGGCAACCAGGCTCGGGGCCGCCGGCGCGGCGCTGCTGGACATGGCACCGGGGACGCCGCCGGCGATCCTCGCCGCCTCCGGCCGGCCGCCGCGGGAAGCCTTGGAGGCCGTGGGCGAGCAAGGGGGTGAGCCCGGTACTGCAGACGCCAGACGAATCTCCGCGGCGTCCGGTGGAGTTTGGATCCTGGGCGCCGTCGAAGCACGATCTTCCGCCGAGCAGCGTCGGGTGGCGGCCTTGTTGTGGGGCGGCGGCGATCCCAGCGCTGGCTCCAGCTCTACCTTTGTCCTCAGCCCGCATCTGGCCTGGTGGGACTTGCTCCTGGCTTGGGCCCGGCGGAGCCTTCCAGAGATGGACTCAAGAGAGTTCTCGGTCAATGCGCGTCCTGCCGGGAGCTCGAGACTGGTCGTTCCCGAAGGCTATCTGCGGGGTTCCTCGCCGGCGGCGGAGCGGCTCTTCTTCGAGCTCGCAGCGGTGGCGCCATCGGATCTGCCGATCCTGGTGGTGGGGGAGACAGGGGTTGGCAAGGAAGGGATTGCCCGCACAGCGCACCTCTCTTCTCGCCGCCGCAAGGGCCCGTTCGTCGCTCTCAACTGTGCCGCCATCCCGTCGGAGCTCCTGGAGGCGGAGCTCTTCGGCATCGGCAAGGCCGTGGCGACGGGGGTGAGTGAGCGGCGGGGACGCTTCCAGCAGGCGGAGGGAGGAACCCTCTTCTTGGACGAGGTGGGCGAGATGTCGCCGGAGCTCCAGGCAAAGCTCCTGCGGGCGCTGCAGGAGCAGGAGGTGACGCCGGTGGGCGGGCGGCCGGTGAACGTCGACGTGCGGGTGGTCGCGGCCACCAATATCCGTCTGGCGGAGCGGCTGGAGGAGGGCAGCTTTCGCCGCGACCTCTACTATCGCCTCGCCGGCTGCGTACTGCGGGTGCCGCCGCTGGCGGAACGGCGAGAAGACATTCCCGCATTGGTGGAGCACTTCCTGCGCCGAGCGGTGGAGGAGGCGGGGCAGGGTGTTCGAGGTCTGACGCGGGAAGCTCTGGAACGGCTGGTGGAGCATTCCTGGCCGGGCAACGTGCGCCAGCTTCAGCACGTGGTGCGGCGGCTGGTGCTGCAAGCGGCCCACGCCCAGGTGCTCGACGGCGCCATGGTGCAGGGGGCGTTGGCGGAGGATCTGGCGGAGTCCGGAGCCGGTGGGGTCAGGGAGGTCGCCGGCGGGTTGCCGGAGGAACTCGACCTCGATGCCCTGGAGCGGCGGGCCATCGTCCAGGCTTTGGAGCGCTGCGACGGCAACCAGACCCGCGCCGCGGAGCTGCTGGGAATCAGCCGCACGGCGCTCTATCGGCGGCTGTCCAAGCATGGGCTGGAGGCCGAGGGCGGCGAATAGTCCCAAAAAACCAATAGCCCCAAACAACCCGCGGCCAAGCCTCCAAGAATGTTGAAGGCTCGGCCGCGGGTGGCAGAGGAAGAGGCGTTCAGCTTCGCCGGTGGATCAGTAGCAGTTCAGCTGCCGGGTCACGAACATGTACTCCGAGCAGAAGTGCTTGTCCGGCGCATGGGTGAAGGCGTCCACCGGGCCGATGTAGCCAACGCAGTAGTAGGTGTACTGGAGCCCGCACTCGATGTACTCGGGGTTGGTCTTGCCCATGCTCACGAGGCAGGCGTTGATGTGCTCGCCGGAGAGCTCCGCACAGGCTTCCTCGGAGGCGGTGTAGAGCTGCCCGTGGAAGATGAACTGCATGTCGATGCAGCTGTCGTAGAGATCGGCGGCATCGTCCCAGCAGTCGGCGGTGGCGGGCACCGCCGCCAAACAGAGCACGAGAGCGACGGCGCTGAGGAGGACGCGGGTGGGAAGGGAGGTGGAAAACATGGTTTCTCCTTTGCTTTGCCCGGACCTTGGCCGTGATCGGCAGCGGCCGGGGGCGTTGATGGGAACCGGCGGGAGCCGATTCAAGGTCGAGTTGCTTTCCTAAATGGCAAGGGTGATGCCAGCTTGCGCCGGGAGTGCGAGTAGTCCTAGTAAGCCTCTTCTAATCAGTGCTTTGCGCTGCTTCTGCTGTGGGCGAGGTCGGTCCCGAGGGGCGGTTGGGCGTGGAGAGGAGAGCTTTCGCCGCGCGATTCCGCACGGGGCTGTGCGCGGAATCGGGCAGCTGGGGGAGCACCGCGGCCGCCGGAGGCGGGCTTGACGGATGACTGGGGAGTGGGGTAGCTTCTACGATCTGCGAGTTCGGGGCCGTGGGTCGCCGAGCTGCTCCCCAACAGCGACGATCAGGCCAGACCTAGGAGATAAGCAGCCATGCGCGACAAGATCAAGCTCGTTTCCACCGCCGGCACCGGCTACTTCTACACCACCACCAAGAACAAGCGGAACTCCACCGAGAAGCTGGTGCTGAAGAAGTACGACCCGAGAGTCCGCAAGCACGTGGAATTCAAAGAAGAGAAGATGCGCTGAGGGCGGCAAGCCTTTCAGCGATTCGAATCGCCCACGATCCGAACCCGGGCGGTTCAAGAAAAACGGCGGCGTTCCCGAGAGGAACAGCCGCCGTTTTTTCGTGGGGGCGGATGGTTGCGGGGGGAAGGGGAGCCGTTCAGTTGGCCACGTACCCGAGGCTGCGTAGCTCTTCCTTCAGCTCCTCGGGGATGTCCTGGCGCTCGGTGCGCTGGGCGAGGCCGGCGAAGCGCTGGCGGATGAGGGTTTGGAGCTCGGCGACCCGGGCCGGGTGCTGGGTGGAAAGATTCTCCTGCTCGAAGGGATCCTCGGCCAGGTTGTAGAGCTCCAGCGCCTCGATGGGGTAGAGGTCCGCCGGCCCGCCGCCGAAACAGAAGGGGGTGAGCTTGTCGGGATTGACCACCAGCTTCCAATCTCCGCTGAGGACGGTGTGGATCCGGGTGTCGCCGTATTCGGTGTAGGCGGGCTTGCCGGCGCCGCCGCGCTGGGGGCGCTCCAGGTAGGGGCGCAGGGACAGGCCGTGGGCCTCCTCGATGGGCGGCAGTCCCAGCAGATCCAGGATCGTCGGCGCCACGTCCGTCAGCTCCACCGGCTGGCTCACCGCCGAATCCGCCGGGATCAAGCCCGGAGCCACGAAGCCCAGGGGCACGTGGAGCGAAGACTGATACACCGAGCACGCGTGGTAGAGGTAGCCGTTGTGCTGGTAAAGATCCTCGCCGTGGTCTGAAAGAAAGACGACGAGGGTACGCTCCAGCAGGCCGCGCTCCCGCAGCCCCGCCAGCAGCCGGCCGGAGAGGCCGTCGCTGCCGATGACCGCCGCGTCGTAGATGGCGTCCAGGTGCCGGCGGTCCGCCGCGTCCAGCTCTTCCTTTTCTTCCATCACCCGGTCCAGGCGCCACTTTTTGGGGATCAGGTCCCCCTGATAGTCGGGGTCGAGCTCTCGGGCTGCCAGGTCACCGCCGTTGTAATACGGCGAATGGGCACCGAAATAATGCACCCAGAGGAAGAACGGCTGCTCTCGGTCGAGGGTGTCGCTCCACTCCAGCGCCCACTGCAGGGTGCGACCGTCCCGGCCCTGGCTGCAGCGCAAGGCATCCCAGCCGCGATGGCCGGCGCGGCACATATTGCTCAGGAAGGCCGCGGTTTGGTAGCCGGCGGCGTCGAGGCGCAGGGGCAAGGTGGGCAAGTCTTCGGGCAGCTCGTAGCCGTTCTCGAAGACCCCGTGGCCGCTGGGGTAGAGGCCGGTGAGCACCGAGGCGAGGGACGGCCAGGTGATGGACCGGGGAGCGGAGGCCTGCTGGAAGCGCACGCCGCCGGCGAAGAGCTCGTCGAGGGCCGGGCTGGTGGTGCGTTCGCCGTAGCCATAGGCGTTGAGGCGGTCGGCGCGCAGGGTGTCCACCGACAGCAGGAGCACGTTCCACCCCTCCGCCGCCCCGGCCAGTTCGGCGGGCGTCGTCGCCGTGGCGGTTTCTGTTCCACCGGCCTCGCCGGAGGGGCTCTCGGTGTCGGAAGAGCCTGAGGGAGATCCGCAGGCCGCCATCGCGAGCAGCATTCCCGGCAGCGCCAGCATCGTTACCAGCATCCGGAACGACTTCAGAGTAGAGCGCCAAGATGAGGTGCCCGGAGATGAAGAGCGATGGTGGGAGGGTGCGAAGAGATTCATCGAAGGCCTTCCGGAGGTGTGAGAGCGGGTGGATCGTGCCGGCTGCCCTGGAGCGAACAACGGCTTCGGGAAGAGGGATTCTAGCAATTTGGCAGGAGTATGGGGCGGGCTGCTCGCCGGCTCGGGATCCCCGGCGGATTTCATCGAAGCGGCATAGACGTCACTTATGGTATCTTCTGAGAGCTTACCGTCCGTTCCCCTTGCCGCCCAGAGCTTCTGGGGCTCGCGCCTTCCGCCGTAGTCCACGGCTCCTGCCGATCCGCACCTCCACTCCCTCGACGAGAGGAGTGGACGATGATTTCCGACCCTACCTGTGAGCTCCTGCGCCGCTGCGGCTACGAACGGCTGTGGCATCGCTCTGCCCAAAAACCGCGCTCTCCCCAGCAATCCTGCGCCTGGGGCGAGCTGGTGCGCGTCTTCGATCCCCTGGTGCGCGGCTGGATCCGCTCCGCGCTGCTGGTCGAGCGGGGCAGGATTCCCGGCCGAGGAGAGGTGGAGGAGCTGACTCAAGATCTC is part of the Acidobacteriota bacterium genome and encodes:
- a CDS encoding metalloregulator ArsR/SmtB family transcription factor, whose amino-acid sequence is MTAISTAEAHSIQTPPAPTPAPRKHLTKVFKALSDGTRQEILRLLESNQRTVGEIVGNFNLSQPTISRHLSVLKEADLVVDQRQGQNVIYRLNDEALSTSMRSFFGQFRSCQHSLR
- a CDS encoding superoxide dismutase, encoding MFTLPDLPYAHDALEPHIDARTMEIHHGKHHQGYVNKLNKALEGHAELAGKSVEDLIANLSSVPESIRTAVRNNGGGHLNHSLFWPTMSPNGGGAPGGDLASAIERDLGGFDKFKETFAGAAGGRFGSGWAWLVVDGGKLAVTSTANQDNPLTDGKTPILGLDVWEHAYYLHYQNRRPDYVSAWWNVVNWDQVAKNFANAG
- a CDS encoding sigma 54-interacting transcriptional regulator, with protein sequence MPVGRAHDRGGRVTAQGARRWTLRGVVGGEERTFLLGSGINRVGSRPGRGVVLAEPGVSKRHALLLVDGDRVTVEDLASKNGTFVGDLRVDSAELGAGEAVRFGPVELTLDPLPADLLALDFGLALDSGLALDSGLALDSGPAADLGGGSLGEGARQRRESSAAFETPFMGEAEPAVSWGREGEGLVALAAFTSHLPLRSGGSLAPALAALATRLGAAGAALLDMAPGTPPAILAASGRPPREALEAVGEQGGEPGTADARRISAASGGVWILGAVEARSSAEQRRVAALLWGGGDPSAGSSSTFVLSPHLAWWDLLLAWARRSLPEMDSREFSVNARPAGSSRLVVPEGYLRGSSPAAERLFFELAAVAPSDLPILVVGETGVGKEGIARTAHLSSRRRKGPFVALNCAAIPSELLEAELFGIGKAVATGVSERRGRFQQAEGGTLFLDEVGEMSPELQAKLLRALQEQEVTPVGGRPVNVDVRVVAATNIRLAERLEEGSFRRDLYYRLAGCVLRVPPLAERREDIPALVEHFLRRAVEEAGQGVRGLTREALERLVEHSWPGNVRQLQHVVRRLVLQAAHAQVLDGAMVQGALAEDLAESGAGGVREVAGGLPEELDLDALERRAIVQALERCDGNQTRAAELLGISRTALYRRLSKHGLEAEGGE
- a CDS encoding serine/threonine-protein kinase, producing the protein MSHDVTESLGPLPPRPGKDGKEPSPEEVRGLSLGRYLLLESLGQGGMGVVFSAFDPELDRKVAIKVLRGDLLQSEVARARLVREAKAIAQLAHPNLVRVYDASAVGDQFFLAMELIEGRTLAQWLAEKRRSWREVVRLFLDFGEGLYAVHQAGLVHRDVKPSNVMVTEDGRGVLVDFGLARLVDRAVEDSLSEDSAGTSEGSARLLAAPVTQQHGAVGTPAYMSPEQRRGEAADHRSDQFSFCACLYEALYGRAAFSVERPDRSGQEGDERASGARVPRWLHRVLQRGLAEEPGQRFASLADLLSALRRDPARRWRWAALAAGFLMILGAVAWSSYRFADPGQLCQGADAKLAAVWGESAQSELQSSLLASGSPMAESAWNFVQRSLGDYTERWRTSRIQACEATRLRGEQSEAMLDLQVACLDHRLLEVRAAVDVLGDLEAPDLGRVPAVLRLPALEGCSDLGALMALKAPPADPAIQQRVEVLREEVAELRARAQAGQLEEVIDRTPEVLAEIDQLGYEPLAAEARLELSRSKVFGGDLTGAREMMLEAVELALESRHDEVLANALIFLVINRRFAGDLEGVEHWSRLARAAVERRSRPDLEAGLEFALGMVANMKGERAAAIEHFQAFLEHPEGTLHSPYQAYHNIAIAYLGAGEPERAAEALETSLARQLEAGLELSPDRVLSLALLSQIRKRQGRYEESLEILERALAIGERAQLQDARLTKLRGELGDLLVTMGRAEDGVAPLETAMAAMNASEADPFDKALMQFALGRALYEAGEDVPRGLDLVRQALETLRSLGDRAAPQVARGEQWLAGREGP
- a CDS encoding sulfatase translates to MLVTMLALPGMLLAMAACGSPSGSSDTESPSGEAGGTETATATTPAELAGAAEGWNVLLLSVDTLRADRLNAYGYGERTTSPALDELFAGGVRFQQASAPRSITWPSLASVLTGLYPSGHGVFENGYELPEDLPTLPLRLDAAGYQTAAFLSNMCRAGHRGWDALRCSQGRDGRTLQWALEWSDTLDREQPFFLWVHYFGAHSPYYNGGDLAARELDPDYQGDLIPKKWRLDRVMEEKEELDAADRRHLDAIYDAAVIGSDGLSGRLLAGLRERGLLERTLVVFLSDHGEDLYQHNGYLYHACSVYQSSLHVPLGFVAPGLIPADSAVSQPVELTDVAPTILDLLGLPPIEEAHGLSLRPYLERPQRGGAGKPAYTEYGDTRIHTVLSGDWKLVVNPDKLTPFCFGGGPADLYPIEALELYNLAEDPFEQENLSTQHPARVAELQTLIRQRFAGLAQRTERQDIPEELKEELRSLGYVAN
- the tilS gene encoding tRNA lysidine(34) synthetase TilS, which translates into the protein MPVSTIAIRSSDLRSRLLRQLRLHTPALCGQRILVAFSGGPDSTALLALLSELAAERPNLPDDQATPKLQLFAAHYDHRLDPDSRHRARRAQELSEELGVPFCLGHRANDETADAGESPEAAARRLRYRFLEAQRRALDARFLLTAHHRDDQAETLLLRMLHGTGIEGLAGIRHRRGTLLRPLLGQDRHDLRSYLAARGLEPILDPTNQDLRVPRNALRHSVLPHLARRSPNLVPRLARLADAAQGARRRLDPLLQQALEPHQAFRGVAVRRQRLQALPPELLAPALALLHRRAGSPYPARAAALQELRRQLAAGRQVGCDCGGGWRWEQQGEWLSLRHAPPPTPPFSYTLEVPAEAAVPSAAPSQVGPTHAEPEQAELQETVHERVLPELAVRIRLCRGSAAAEAESPAPTGPEAGDLSLGAPQTARARLVLVPGDRLTIRNRRPGDRVQPAGSSTRKRLKEVLIDRRVPRSQRDQLPLLCIGGNIAWVVGVTVDERFRKRDGGNPWIFEVEPA
- the rpmG gene encoding 50S ribosomal protein L33; amino-acid sequence: MRDKIKLVSTAGTGYFYTTTKNKRNSTEKLVLKKYDPRVRKHVEFKEEKMR